Sequence from the Cydia fagiglandana chromosome 8, ilCydFagi1.1, whole genome shotgun sequence genome:
ttgtattatcgcctacacccatagtacaagctttggggctaggttcctcgtattcgaaatgaaaagtagagtgtttaactcgggtgaatggcatcattttagcctcggactatactctcactgcgttcatcccttggttaacaatctaccaaaacttacttattgtcgtcaatctgagtaccaacgcacaaaggccatctttcaaccgattttaagtaatcgtaggtgttgtcatatgaattaattttctcctttagtggcaattgttcattattgggaaaaattacctgcaattaaatagcaattatgtttcgttacaaattcaaatcatgccaaccgaattttattgttacattaataaacacttacagtgacagttagatcatcgtttaaacgtatatgatgtttaatcttctgagtttttggatccattcgcataaattccagcccattaggattttctgcatgtagccaaaaaggcggcaacaacgaaaatgcccgaaacttacttttaaaattctctattggatttattgttacattagtATCCTGATATTGACTAAACAATGGTTCCGCAAAGTCCTGTTGTATCATTTCATAATCCATTAAATAATTAGAATCATTTTGATCTTCTGATAATTCCTGTTGCTCGGCATTGATTTGTTGTTGCTGCTCGTCCTTAGGTTGATTGGGGTATGGACGGTATGGTTCGAAAGATTCCTCTATGTGAATAGTATTGGCTTGGAGTTCATGTTCGGGAATGGGAATAAACTGATGCTCAATCGTGGGCACAGCTTCTTCCTTAAGCGTTTTTCTTTGTGTAGGAATATATTTGAGCTCTCCtttaatagttaacttttcgtacatatttatattttcttctttaaaatgaagatggcaaatataatcatttgcttttaatgcaattcctaacgactttttccaactttctaaccgtgccggagtctgagaataaatagaaaaatgaagaattgttgaagtgaaattgtgaattttataagaaaaatataaaaatcacaatataatattttattaaataactagcgaccggcttcgcactatagttcgttttttttttgtaaattttgtttgaaattaggtaaacaatcttgatgtgtcttttaattgaaaaacacattttaaaaataagttacggcaaatatgtaacaattatgaatctaatacgatcattcttatatattattctgctttcatcagtaatagtttttgaattttaaaaagcgtttttcaattaaaagacatgtcaaaatcgcttaccttcttgcaagttctttctaatgctaaaaaaaaacgaactatagtcaacaaattatatacgtaaaccttcctcaagaatcactctattgatacatgaaaatcgaactgaaaccgtccagtagtttgtttatcgcaaagatacattcaaacccacgaacagacagtcgcggcgggggactttgttttataaggtgtagtgaaaattacatacttaccgttggttggaaaaaagatacggatttcgtaacatttttctgttttttcctcttacgcccactttggcaactgtttacgatgcaaacttttcccatttttactatagaaaatatatcctatagcggtggatttgccctaaagccccacattcacactcctaccttgtaggccgcctcgtagtccacgtcgttgggtaggattgtgtatgggggttgcggactacgagtcgtcctaccgtttagccgtttgtaggacggctcgtagtccgcaacccccatacacaatcctacccaacgaggcggactacgaggcggcctacaaggtaggagtgtgaatgtggggcttaaggcctggtaagcccaggcccgaggtggctagataacagaggtggcagtctatatgatgcgtactgagacaggggcggctagttttactgcacaaggaaatcctaaattaaataaatcactttatgaaaatttttaataaaatttcaaaaaactgacagcgcacttcactcagtcaataaggtctaaattcatgttagttcccggtgctacctactagcgccaccggagagatttcgaactattctttatactgacagctggacacttttacaaccgtcttatcataaaagatagctctcctttacttctacactccataattacaaattatttaatcgtatgacatactattttaaacaaaacaaaaaactattaaataCAGAATAGACACAGTCGCAGTTCTTGAAAAAGGGtataataatgtaattatttt
This genomic interval carries:
- the LOC134666644 gene encoding uncharacterized protein LOC134666644 isoform X1, whose protein sequence is MYEKLTIKGELKYIPTQRKTLKEEAVPTIEHQFIPIPEHELQANTIHIEESFEPYRPYPNQPKDEQQQQINAEQQELSEDQNDSNYLMDYEMIQQDFAEPLFSQYQDTNVTINPIENFKSKFRAFSLLPPFWLHAENPNGLEFMRMDPKTQKIKHHIRLNDDLTVTVIFPNNEQLPLKEKINSYDNTYDYLKSVERWPLCVGTQIDDNKFCKGVIIGDDTYERNQQYPRCKSCRILRNRLQNRNSTSTLLQKMAEAKRRASNLVHKCKRLKRTAIQEFLEFLADWEKLEKKNTCVKEHVNWIKSNFTGNT